A single window of Streptomyces aquilus DNA harbors:
- a CDS encoding PspC domain-containing protein: MNRLARPTHGRMIGGVCAALARRFGTSATTMRVIFLLSCLLPGPQFLLYIALWILFPSEGKADRTQAAW, translated from the coding sequence ATGAACCGCCTTGCCCGCCCCACCCACGGCCGGATGATCGGCGGAGTGTGCGCCGCGCTGGCTCGGCGCTTCGGCACCTCCGCGACCACGATGCGGGTGATCTTCCTGCTCTCGTGCCTCCTGCCCGGCCCGCAGTTCCTGCTCTACATCGCGCTGTGGATCCTGTTCCCGTCCGAGGGCAAGGCCGACCGGACGCAGGCCGCCTGGTAA
- a CDS encoding ATP-binding protein, with the protein MKQSAAKTLGVAALGAAFAATGAGAANAAPAVPDASQALDTVTRTLPAENVSQALPGAGEALSQAQPAVAAGLSAVQPAAQKVLADGPTAPVAGLLGGLPVGQTGLPTHGLPVNGLPLG; encoded by the coding sequence ATGAAGCAGTCTGCTGCCAAGACCCTCGGTGTCGCCGCCCTCGGTGCCGCCTTCGCCGCCACCGGCGCGGGCGCCGCGAACGCCGCCCCGGCCGTTCCGGACGCCTCCCAGGCGCTGGACACCGTCACCAGGACGCTCCCGGCGGAGAACGTCTCCCAGGCGCTGCCCGGTGCCGGTGAGGCCCTGTCGCAGGCGCAGCCGGCGGTCGCCGCGGGCCTGTCCGCGGTGCAGCCTGCCGCCCAGAAGGTGCTCGCCGACGGCCCGACCGCCCCGGTCGCCGGCCTCCTCGGTGGTCTGCCGGTGGGCCAGACCGGTCTGCCCACGCACGGTCTGCCGGTGAACGGGCTCCCGCTGGGCTGA
- a CDS encoding VanZ family protein — MQREGFIGGNAAIRVRAAGGVLLVAHLAFVAWFTLRPLDVPWVMPPNLTPFAGIRADLALGRPEAARRIAEGLALLAPLGVLLPTTHGRLWTSTLGSLIRTALAGALVSLGILLLQTGVPGRVPDVDSLLLNTAGVVLAHVAVVPVSRSWLRRHARRAVPQEEAAQGRTPTFPRVGIAP; from the coding sequence GTGCAGCGTGAAGGCTTCATCGGCGGCAACGCCGCGATCCGTGTCCGTGCGGCGGGGGGTGTCCTCCTCGTCGCACACCTCGCGTTCGTCGCCTGGTTCACGCTGCGTCCCCTGGACGTGCCCTGGGTGATGCCGCCCAATCTGACGCCGTTCGCCGGCATCCGGGCCGACCTGGCCCTGGGCCGGCCCGAGGCGGCCCGGCGGATCGCGGAAGGGCTGGCGCTGCTGGCTCCGCTCGGTGTGCTGCTGCCGACGACCCACGGCAGGCTGTGGACCTCGACGCTGGGGTCCCTGATCCGTACGGCCCTCGCGGGCGCCCTGGTCTCCCTCGGCATCCTGCTGCTCCAGACCGGCGTGCCCGGCCGGGTCCCGGACGTGGACTCCCTGCTCCTGAACACGGCCGGCGTGGTGCTCGCCCATGTCGCCGTCGTGCCCGTGTCCCGCTCCTGGCTGCGCCGCCACGCGCGGAGGGCCGTTCCCCAGGAGGAAGCGGCTCAGGGTCGGACCCCGACGTTTCCCAGGGTCGGGATCGCACCGTAG